From a single Anaerolineae bacterium genomic region:
- the cas10 gene encoding type III-A CRISPR-associated protein Cas10/Csm1, which produces MEREDAYRIALAGLLHDIGKFAQRTGGWQGAHTEVGGEFVRQFVPEGWQADLYPVMGHHDEPLLTYEAKLIALADRLSAGERLAAEAAQPRQLLSIFCSLTADGQQAPEDKYWPLKPLRLEEAAVFPDESLAESQVTAAYSALWRGFEQETRHLLKAHARAESLSTYLESMLLLLQRYVWCVPSAYYRSVPDVSLYDHSRATAALAVCLMEQPETHIDELLRALKTWHQERAKALDAPPPPVLEETTVALLVGGDISGVQDFIYTITARGATSALRGRSFYLQLLTEAVARYVLRRLELPITNLLYQGGGHFYLLARPSDSSCLAEIRQEVSRILLRYHQGDLYLALAELSLVAADFYEGRISQKWGALVEHLRRAKQRRFAELGPGLADLFAPQGHGGNEERECQVCGREHPGTRTDDDVRKCPPCLSYEELGDRLRQARYLWLTEMKADDELGAESGGWEEVLRAFGLQAGVAEELTAVPNTGRPRWILALEDDAMDNLRPDAHTVVGRRLLVNVTPVYGKADEEWLGRLPKAQQGALRQELPQEPQGKIKPFALLEAQSTGIPRLGVLRMDVDNLGTLFAKGLGDQATFSRVAALSFAISLFFEGWVEVLAKRVGKTADGRDRLYSIYSGGDDLFFVGSWDAVVELARKIRADLTRFAADHPGVHASAGIALVGGKYPLYQAAGDAGRAEAQAKEVRRRVNGREHRKDGIAFLGQAIPWRQFGVEECREGMETVHSLAHWLERLTRDEQDGGAKAPKALLQMLIRLQEQYAEATKERALLGEDRNKAGEEQVYYGPWMWRGHYFLKRMARRYEKDDPEVAKAVDGLAEHLHGENFRAIEWIGLAARWAELLGRDRST; this is translated from the coding sequence ATGGAGAGAGAGGACGCCTATCGGATCGCACTGGCCGGCTTGTTGCATGACATCGGCAAATTCGCTCAGCGGACGGGTGGGTGGCAGGGCGCTCACACCGAGGTGGGAGGGGAATTCGTCCGTCAATTCGTGCCGGAAGGATGGCAGGCTGATCTATATCCGGTGATGGGCCATCATGACGAGCCGCTTCTGACGTATGAGGCCAAGCTCATCGCCTTGGCTGATCGGCTCTCAGCAGGCGAGCGCCTTGCAGCCGAAGCAGCTCAGCCTCGGCAACTTCTGTCCATCTTCTGTTCGCTGACCGCTGATGGCCAACAGGCCCCGGAAGACAAGTATTGGCCCTTAAAACCATTACGGTTGGAGGAGGCTGCGGTCTTTCCGGATGAGAGCCTCGCCGAAAGTCAGGTGACTGCCGCCTATAGCGCCCTCTGGAGGGGCTTTGAGCAGGAAACTCGCCATCTGTTGAAAGCCCATGCGCGGGCCGAGTCGCTCTCTACTTACCTGGAGAGCATGCTCCTCCTGCTCCAACGTTATGTCTGGTGCGTTCCTTCTGCTTATTACCGCTCCGTGCCTGATGTCAGCCTCTACGACCATAGCCGCGCTACCGCGGCGCTGGCGGTTTGCCTGATGGAACAACCAGAGACTCACATAGACGAGCTGCTGCGGGCCTTGAAAACATGGCACCAGGAGCGGGCAAAGGCCCTCGATGCCCCGCCTCCTCCTGTCCTGGAGGAGACCACAGTAGCCCTGCTAGTGGGCGGGGATATCAGCGGGGTCCAAGACTTCATCTACACCATCACCGCTCGCGGCGCGACCAGCGCGCTCCGGGGCCGCTCCTTTTACCTGCAGCTCCTTACCGAGGCGGTGGCCCGTTATGTCCTGCGACGACTAGAACTTCCCATCACCAACCTCCTCTATCAGGGCGGCGGCCACTTCTACCTGTTAGCTCGTCCCTCTGATAGCTCGTGCCTGGCGGAGATCCGCCAGGAGGTCTCCCGCATTTTGCTCCGCTATCATCAGGGTGACCTGTACCTAGCCCTAGCAGAGCTTTCTTTAGTCGCCGCCGATTTTTACGAAGGCCGTATTTCCCAGAAGTGGGGAGCTTTGGTTGAGCATCTACGCCGGGCTAAACAGCGCCGTTTCGCCGAATTGGGGCCCGGCCTGGCCGATCTGTTTGCGCCCCAAGGGCATGGCGGCAACGAGGAGCGAGAGTGCCAGGTCTGCGGCCGCGAACATCCCGGCACTCGAACGGACGATGATGTGCGCAAGTGCCCGCCCTGCCTCTCATATGAGGAGCTGGGGGATCGCCTCCGTCAAGCCCGCTATCTCTGGTTGACAGAAATGAAAGCTGACGACGAGCTCGGCGCCGAGTCAGGCGGCTGGGAGGAGGTCCTGCGGGCCTTTGGCTTGCAGGCCGGCGTAGCGGAGGAACTCACCGCTGTGCCTAACACCGGCCGGCCACGCTGGATTCTGGCCTTAGAGGATGACGCGATGGACAACCTCAGGCCCGATGCGCATACCGTTGTAGGCCGTCGCCTGCTGGTGAACGTGACGCCGGTGTACGGGAAGGCGGATGAGGAGTGGCTGGGCCGCCTGCCGAAGGCTCAGCAGGGCGCGCTTCGTCAAGAACTCCCTCAGGAGCCGCAGGGGAAGATCAAGCCTTTTGCCCTGCTGGAGGCCCAGTCTACCGGCATCCCGCGGCTGGGTGTGTTGCGGATGGACGTGGACAACTTGGGCACCCTGTTCGCGAAGGGCCTGGGCGACCAGGCCACCTTCTCGCGGGTCGCTGCGCTGAGCTTCGCCATCAGCCTCTTCTTCGAAGGATGGGTGGAGGTGCTAGCGAAGCGGGTCGGGAAGACCGCGGATGGCCGAGATCGGTTGTATTCCATCTATTCTGGTGGGGATGATCTCTTCTTCGTCGGCTCGTGGGACGCGGTGGTGGAACTGGCACGGAAGATCCGGGCAGACCTCACCCGCTTCGCCGCCGACCACCCGGGGGTCCATGCCAGCGCCGGCATCGCGCTGGTGGGGGGAAAGTATCCTCTTTACCAAGCCGCGGGAGACGCTGGGAGGGCCGAGGCGCAGGCCAAGGAGGTCCGGCGGCGGGTGAACGGACGGGAGCATCGGAAGGACGGTATCGCCTTCCTAGGGCAGGCCATCCCCTGGCGTCAGTTTGGAGTGGAGGAGTGCCGGGAGGGAATGGAAACCGTTCACTCCCTGGCCCACTGGCTGGAGAGGCTGACCCGCGATGAACAGGACGGCGGTGCCAAAGCGCCCAAGGCTCTGCTCCAGATGCTGATCCGCCTCCAGGAACAATACGCGGAGGCCACTAAGGAACGCGCGCTTTTAGGAGAGGATCGGAACAAGGCTGGGGAGGAGCAGGTCTACTATGGCCCTTGGATGTGGCGGGGGCACTATTTCCTGAAGCGGATGGCTCGGCGATATGAGAAAGACGATCCGGAGGTGGCGAAGGCGGTGGACGGGCTGGCAGAGCATTTGCATGGCGAGAACTTCCGGGCTATCGAGTGGATCGGCCTAGCAGCCCGGTGGGCAGAACTACTGGGGCGAGACCGATCGACCTGA
- a CDS encoding carbohydrate ABC transporter permease, with product MDRSRSFSSARVGQEHMRQPGQWGVIGIGRAFASRRRFELLRHAITYLLLCTLGFAMLLPFLWMVSTALKPDALVFSIPPKWFPRPWVWRNFIDAMTILGHPVHLYARNTVIIAVLGVVGVAISSSLVAFGFARLEFPGRDTLFLLVLSTMMLPRFITIVPQFILFQKMGWLDTFKPLIVPYWFGAPFHIFLLRQFFLAIPAELDDAARVDGASSFRIYLRIILPLSKPALATVAIFAFVYHWNDLLEPLIFLSSQNNWTLALFLASFQGYMMEPRWNLLMAASTILTLPVLILFFFAQRLFIGGITVTGIKG from the coding sequence ATGGACCGCAGCCGAAGCTTCTCTTCAGCTCGCGTAGGCCAGGAGCACATGCGACAGCCTGGGCAATGGGGGGTGATCGGCATCGGGAGGGCGTTCGCCAGCAGGCGCCGATTCGAGTTGCTGCGCCATGCCATCACCTACCTGCTGTTGTGCACGCTGGGATTCGCCATGCTCCTGCCATTTCTGTGGATGGTCTCAACGGCGCTGAAGCCGGATGCCCTGGTTTTCAGCATCCCCCCGAAGTGGTTCCCGAGGCCTTGGGTATGGCGCAACTTTATAGACGCCATGACCATTCTGGGCCATCCGGTGCACCTATATGCCCGAAACACGGTGATAATCGCCGTGTTAGGAGTGGTCGGCGTGGCTATCTCGAGCTCCCTGGTGGCCTTCGGATTTGCCCGGTTGGAGTTTCCCGGCCGGGATACCCTCTTCCTCTTGGTGCTCAGCACCATGATGCTCCCCCGCTTTATCACCATCGTGCCGCAGTTCATCCTATTTCAGAAGATGGGTTGGCTAGACACATTCAAGCCATTGATCGTGCCATACTGGTTCGGCGCGCCGTTTCACATCTTCCTACTGCGCCAGTTCTTCCTGGCCATCCCAGCCGAGTTGGACGACGCAGCACGCGTCGATGGCGCCTCCAGCTTCCGTATCTATCTGCGCATCATACTGCCGCTGTCCAAGCCGGCGCTAGCGACGGTGGCCATCTTCGCCTTTGTCTATCATTGGAACGACCTGCTGGAGCCGTTGATCTTCCTATCCTCTCAGAACAACTGGACGCTAGCGCTCTTCTTGGCCAGCTTCCAGGGGTACATGATGGAGCCGCGCTGGAATCTGTTGATGGCTGCCTCGACGATCTTGACGTTGCCCGTTCTGATCCTCTTCTTCTTCGCTCAGCGCCTATTCATCGGTGGCATCACCGTCACCGGGATCAAAGGGTGA